Part of the Roseobacter litoralis Och 149 genome, ACGTCGTTCGCGGATTCGCACGTTTCTACGTAAGGTAGAAGAGGCGATTGAATCCGGCGATAAAGCGGCGGCGACGGCAGCTTTACGCGCAGCGCAGCCCGAATTGATGCGCGGTGTAACAAAAGGTGTGTTCCACAAGAATACAGCCGCGCGGAAGATGTCCCGGCTCACGGCACGGGTTAAGGTCCTCGGTTAACTTTCTGTTAATTATAGTTAATGAAAACGCCGCTCAGCGGCGTTTTTTTT contains:
- the rpsT gene encoding 30S ribosomal protein S20, which translates into the protein MANSPQAKKRARQNEARFQVNKARRSRIRTFLRKVEEAIESGDKAAATAALRAAQPELMRGVTKGVFHKNTAARKMSRLTARVKVLG